A genomic segment from Colletotrichum higginsianum IMI 349063 chromosome 5, whole genome shotgun sequence encodes:
- a CDS encoding Duf914 domain membrane protein, which yields MPGISSRLETILSLPPLRFPFAGRIAETGTHTDTDTDPRRQRHTYEPLPTMDDTAKNLYAAPVTTTQITAGPDESELVNQGLHDIEARKVHWWSYFTTLDFWIVLLIGQILALCITSTNTFTSFLANNGVSIPAFQTVFNYILLFLIYFPVTIWKYGFKKWAGIVVRDGWKYFILSFLDVEGNYFTVLAYRYTNILSAQLLNFWAIVVVIVLSFFLLRVRYKIFQIVGILVAIGGCGVLLASDHLTGSNGGPGVDLVKGDLFALLGATLYGVTNVAEEWFVSRRPVYEVLSFMGMWGMCINGVQAAIFDRDSFREATWNGPAIGYLLGYTFALCLFYSLVPLLLRMASAAFYNISLLTGNFWGIIIGVNVFGYAVHWMYPIAFVLIILGQVAYFLAGSMLGDSKKPWLGDNQENGVAGLGTAKLKAINAARKRQMGTSGMTGTRERRPSAESVV from the coding sequence ATGCCCGGTATCTCATCCCGCCTCGAGACCATCCTGTCGCTACCGCCCCTGCGCTTTCCCTTCGCCGGGCGGATCGCAGAAACCGGCACCCATACCGACACCGACACCGACCCCCGCCGACAGAGACACACCTACGAGCCGCTACCCACCATGGACGACACGGCCAAGAACCTGTacgcggcgccggtgacgacgacgcagatTACGGCCGGACCCGACGAGTCGGAGCTCGTCAACCAGGGCCTGCACGACATCGAGGCGCGCAAGGTGCACTGGTGGAGCTACTTCACGACGCTCGACTTCTGgatcgtcctcctcatcggccAGATCCTCGCCCTGTGCATCACGTCGACCAACACCTTCACCTCGTTCCTCGCCAACAACGGCGTCTCCATCCCGGCCTTCCAGACCGTCTTCAACTacatcctcctctttctcatCTACTTCCCCGTCACCATCTGGAAGTACGGCTTCAAGAAGTGGGCGGGGATCGTTGTGCGCGACGGCTGGAAGTACTTCATCCTCTccttcctcgacgtcgagggcaacTACTTCACCGTGCTCGCCTACCGCTACACCAACATCCTCTCGGCCCAGCTGCTCAATTTCTGGgccattgtcgtcgtcatcgtgCTGTCCTTCTTCCTGCTGCGCGTGCGCTACAAGATCTTCCAGATcgtcggcatcctcgtcgccatcggcggctgCGGTGTCCTGCTCGCCAGCGACCACCTCACCGGCTCCAACGGCGGgcccggcgtcgacctcgtcaagggCGACCTCTTTGCCTTGCTCGGCGCcaccctctatggcgtcacgaacgtcgccgaggagtgGTTCGTCAGCCGCCGGCCCGTGTACGAGGTGCTCTCCTTCATGGGCATGTGGGGCATGTGCATCAACGGCGTGCAGGCCGCCATCTTCGACCGCGACTCGTTCCGTGAAGCCACCTGGAACGGCCCGGCCATCGGCTACCTGCTGGGCTACACCTTCGCCCTTTGCCTGTTCTACAGCCTtgtgccgctgctgctgcgcatGGCTAGCGCCGCCTTCTACAACATCTCGCTGCTGACGGGCAACTTCTggggcatcatcatcggcgtcaACGTCTTTGGCTACGCCGTCCACTGGATGTACCCCATCGCCTTCGTGCTCATTATCCTCGGCCAGGTCGCCtacttcctcgccggcagTATGCTGGGCGATTCCAAGAAGCCGTGGCTGGGCGACAACCAGGAgaacggcgtcgccggcctgggcaccgccaagctcaaggccaTTAACGCCGCGCGGAAGCGGCAGATGGGCACTTCTGGGATGACCGGCACCCGCGAGAGACGACCATCTGCCGAATCAGTTGTTTGA